The following coding sequences are from one Sesamum indicum cultivar Zhongzhi No. 13 linkage group LG11, S_indicum_v1.0, whole genome shotgun sequence window:
- the LOC105174628 gene encoding wound-induced protein 1, translating into MDQPKNVLISSNATTVRTLYQALASGNTNISGLIATDLEWWFHGPHNCQHMMKMLTGQSSPSDFKFQPRSMDAIDHDCVIVEGWDGAQVYWVHVWTLKDGVITQFREYFNTWLTVRDLRPLNCLTSTTLWQSHPQDLAQRSLPELMLAI; encoded by the coding sequence atgGATCAGCCCAAGAATGTATTAATTAGCTCAAACGCCACCACCGTGCGCACCCTCTACCAGGCCTTGGCAAGCGGCAATACAAACATCTCTGGCCTCATCGCCACTGACCTTGAGTGGTGGTTCCACGGCCCACACAACTGCCAACACATGATGAAAATGCTCACCGGACAATCCTCGCCCTCGGATTTCAAGTTCCAACCACGAAGCATGGACGCCATTGACCACGACTGCGTGATAGTGGAAGGGTGGGATGGGGCTCAGGTGTATTGGGTGCACGTCTGGACACTGAAAGATGGTGTGATCACTCAGTTTAGAGAGTACTTCAACACTTGGCTCACCGTAAGGGATTTGAGGCCCCTCAACTGCTTGACATCCACCACTCTGTGGCAGAGCCACCCTCAGGACCTGGCGCAGCGCTCCTTGCCGGAGCTCATGCTTGCCATTTGA
- the LOC110012813 gene encoding probable WRKY transcription factor 33 yields MASSVSGGGSCFNTCSSLNNTTSIHHHQHQPTTLSNLYMTSSSSFIHLLATGKHDADEEEEECSLISSKWCLNSDDEVLLPKHNSFPPAAASASLPISPPLSPSSYLSFPSILLHSPLFSSSNVLQSPTTTGTFSELSSKDMDKEDTTNYTDFSFLSQTRPSNSSTDSFTRQQEDGTFNSLNKQPDFSTLNSGLKSEPAPLHSFPPELSTVQTNVHGVSAPPPPSQMHYSQPPQYVKEQRKSDDGYNWRKYGQKQVKGSANPRSYYKCTFPNCPTKKKVEQNLDGHITEIVYKGCHNHPKPQSTRRSSSNLIQNQEYSNHSNSLFENARKQGETTPENSSASFGDDDFEQGSSMSNSREDDESEPEAKRWKGENENEGVSASGSRTVREPRVVVQTTSDIDILDDGYRWRKYGQKVVKGNPNPRSYYKCTSNGCSVRKHVERACHDSRAVITTYEGKHNHDVPAARGSGSYNMSRQPAMNTTLKPSAMSSNSNGMNFPNPTGMQTMQNQTPYSLQMLQNTDGLAFSGFGNSAGAYISQMQQGQNSLATTKEEPGDDSFFDSFLD; encoded by the exons ATGGCTTCTTCAGTTTCAGGTGGAGGCAGCTGCTTCAACACTTGTTCTTCTCTTAATAATACCACCTCTATTCATCATCACCAACACCAACCCACCACCCtctcaaatttatatatgacttcttcttcttctttcattcATCTTCTTGCAACTGGTAAACATGATgctgatgaagaagaagaagaatgttCACTAATCAGTAGTAAGTGGTGTCTGAATTCTGATGATGAAGTGCTGTTACCAAAGCACAACTCATTCCCACCTGCTGCTGCTTCTGCTTCTCTCCCTATATCACCTCCtctttctccttcttcttATCTTTCCTTTCCTTCTATTCTTCTTCATTCTCCTCTCTTCTCCTCTTCTAAT GTTCTTCAATCTCCAACGACCACCGGAACCTTTTCCGAGCTGTCCTCCAAGGACATGGACAAGGAGGACACCACCAACTACACTGATTTCTCTTTCCTATCCCAAACAAGGCCTTCCAATTCTTCAACG GATTCATTCACAAGGCAACAAGAAGATGGCACGTTCAATTCACTTAACAAGCAACCTGATTTTTCAACATTAAATTCTGGGTTGAAATCAGAACCTGCCCCACTACATAGTTTTCCTCCAGAGCTTTCCACAGTTCAAACAAACGTACACGGTGTTTCTGCCCCGCCGCCGCCTAGCCAAATGCATTACTCTCAACCACCACAATATGTTAAGGAGCAGAGAAAATCAGACGATGGTTACAATTGGAGGAAATACGGACAGAAGCAAGTTAAGGGAAGCGCGAATCCTCGTAGTTATTACAAGTGCACTTTCCCAAACTGTCCTACCAAGAAGAAGGTCGAACAGAATCTGGATGGACATATTACCGAGATAGTGTATAAAGGATGCCACAACCATCCGAAGCCCCAATCCACTAGAAGATCATCTTCCAACTTGATTCAGAATCAGGAGTACAGTAACCACTCGaactcattgtttgaaaatgcTCGGAAGCAGGGCGAGACAACCCCAGAGAATTCATCAGCTTCTTTTGGCGATGATGATTTTGAACAGGGCTCCTCGATGAGTAACTCAAGAGAGGATGATGAGAGTGAGCCTGAAGCCAAGAGATG GAAGGGGGAAAACGAGAATGAGGGGGTGTCAGCTTCTGGAAGTAGAACAGTTCGAGAACCTAGAGTTGTAGTTCAGACAACAAGCGACATCGACATTCTTGATGATGGTTATAGATGGAGGAAGTATGGACAGAAAGTGGTCAAGGGCAACCCAAATCCTAG GAGTTACTACAAATGCACTTCTAATGGCTGTTCGGTTAGGAAACATGTGGAACGAGCATGCCACGACTCAAGGGCAGTGATCACCACATATGAAGGGAAGCACAATCATGATGTCCCTGCAGCACGAGGTAGTGGGAGTTACAATATGAGCAGACAACCAGCCATGAACACAACTCTAAAGCCGTCTGCCATGAGCAGCAACTCTAATGGGATGAACTTCCCCAACCCAACTGGGATGCAAACGATGCAAAACCAAACACCATACTCTCTTCAGATGCTTCAGAACACAGATGGTCTTGCATTTTCAGGTTTTGGAAACTCAGCAGGTGCCTATATTAGTCAGATGCAGCAGGGACAGAATTCCCTGGCCACAACCAAAGAAGAACCTGGAGACGACTCATTTTTTGACTCTTTTCTAGACTGA
- the LOC105174740 gene encoding F-box/LRR-repeat protein 3, translated as MKKQKLVPEPPNLSRFDLLCEEIVFIILDFLNENPLDKKAFALVCRSFYAIESRHRKFLKPLRSEHLTKVLNRYPHVSTLDLSLCPRITDSSLGVISGSCKEMLRSINLSRSKFFSHVGLSNLALNCRNLVEIDLSNATELKDLAAAAIAEAKNLERLWLVRCKSITDIGIGCIAVGCRKLRLLSLKWCLGIGDLGVGLIAVKCKDMRSLDLSYLPITNKCLSQILELQNLEDLVLEGCFGIDDDSLTAHKLGCISLETLDMSSCQNVSHVGLSSLTSGAGSLRQLILSYGSRVDLALADSLQKLSMLQSIKLDGCQVTCSGLKAIGNWCVSLTELSLSKCLGVTDEGLSVLVTKHKDLKKLDITCCRKITHVSLAHITNSCTSLVSLKMESCTLISAEAFVLIGQRCQLLEELDLTDNEIDDEGLKSISRCSQLSSLKLGICLNITDQGLIHIGLCCSKLKELDLYRSAGITDSSILAIARGCSGIEMINIAYCKFISDRSFMSLAKCPKLKTLESRGCPLITSLGLAAVAVGCKQLAKLDIKKCHSIDDAGMNPLAHFSQNLKQINLSYTSVTDVGLLSLASISCLQSMTVLHLEGLTSSGLAAALLACGGLTKVKLQASFKSSLPQLLFEHLEARGCTFQWREKIFQAELDPKCWKLQLADAE; from the exons ATGAAGAAGCAAAAATTAGTCCCTGAACCTCCTAACTTGAGCCGTTTTGATCTTCTCTGTGAAGAGATAGTTTTCATAATCCTTGATTTCCTCAATGAAAACCCACTTGATAAAAAGGCCTTCGCTCTTGTTTGCAGGTCGTTTTATGCCATCGAGTCTCGTCATAGGAAATTCTTGAAACCCCTTCGTTCGGAACACTTAACCAAAGTTCTGAATAGATATCCTCATGTGTCAACTCTTGACCTTTCATTATGTCCAAGGATTACTGATTCTTCACTCGGTGTAATATCTGGGAGTTGTAAAGAAATGTTGAGGTCAATTAATCTCTCTCGGTCCAAGTTTTTCTCTCATGTGGGGTTATCCAATTTGGCTTTGAATTGCAGGAATTTGGTTGAGATTGATCTGTCAAATGCCACAGAACTCAAGGACTTGGCCGCAGCGGCGATAGCTGAAGCCAAGAACTTGGAAAGGCTGTGGTTAGTGAGGTGTAAATCTATTACCGATATCGGGATAGGTTGTATTGCTGTGGGGTGTCGGAAGCTGAGGTTGCTTAGCCTGAAATGGTGTTTGGGTATTGGTGACTTGGGGGTGGGATTAATTGCTGTTAAGTGCAAGGATATGCGAAGTTTGGATCTCTCTTACTTGCCG ATCACCAATAAATGCTTATCACAAATCTTGGAGTTGCAAAACCTCGAAGATCTGGTTCTGGAAGGGTGTTTCGGTATTGATGATGACAGCCTCACAGCTCACAAACTAGGATGTATATCATTGGAG ACACTTGATATGTCAAGTTGTCAGAATGTAAGTCATGTGGGTTTGTCTTCTCTAACCAGTGGTGCTGGATCACTGCGGCAACTTATCTTATCATATGGTTCTCGT GTGGATCTTGCTCTTGCTGATAGTTTGCAAAAGCTTTCTATGTTACAATCTATAAAACTAGATGGTTGCCAGGTCACATGCTCTGGGCTCAAAGCCATCGGAAACTGGTGTGTATCACTGACGGAACTGAGCTTAAGTAAGTGCCTAGGCGTGACGGATGAAGGACTCTCGGTGCTTGTAACTAAACATAAAGACTTGAAGAAGCTAGACATCACCTGCTGCCGCAAGATAACTCATGTTTCGCTTGCCCACATAACAAATTCTTGTACCTCCCTTGTCTCCCTCAAGATGGAATCGTGCACCTTGATTTCAGCCGAGGCTTTTGTTTTGATAGGGCAGCGATGCCAGCTTCTTGAGGAACTTGACCTCACAGACAATGAAATAGATGATGAAG GCCTGAAATCCATCTCAAGGTGCTCACAACTCTCAAGCTTAAAGTTGGGAATATGCCTCAACATAACAGATCAGGGGCTTATCCATATTGGCTTGTGCTGTTCAAAGCTCAAAGAGCTAGATTTATACAG ATCAGCTGGAATTACTGATTCAAGCATTTTGGCTATTGCTCGTGGATGCTCTGGCATTGAAATGATTAACATAGCCTACTGTAAATTCATTTCTGACCGTTCCTTCATGTCATTGGCAAAATGTCCAAAGTTAAAAACACTGGAAAGTCGAGGATGCCCTCTTATCACGTCTTTGGGTCTAGCGGCTGTTGCTGTGGGATGCAAGCAACTTGCCAAGTTAGACATAAAAAAATGTCACAGCATTGATGATGCAGGAATGAATCCTCTTGCTCACTTCTCTCAGAACCTCAAACAG ATAAATTTGTCCTATACCTCTGTAACGGACGTAGGGCTCTTGTCCCTCGCAAGTATCAGCTGTCTGCAGAGCATGACCGTCCTTCACCTGGAGGGTCTGACTTCCAGTGGCCTGGCTGCTGCACTCTTAGCATGTGGTGGACTAACTAAAGTAAAGCTTCAGGCCTCATTCAAATCCTCATTGCCACAACTTCTTTTTGAACATTTGGAGGCCCGTGGCTGCACTTTCCAGtggagagaaaaaatatttcag GCTGAGTTAGATCCCAAGTGCTGGAAACTACAGTTGGCAGATGCAGAATGA
- the LOC105174627 gene encoding uncharacterized protein LOC105174627 produces MGKSSSQLIRRRRELKNNDDDNSNKAKKTKTTAMEPDEGGDTEDQPRLPLSEVVSDCTERWFQDTLKEAKAGDVNMQVLVGQMYYSGYGVPKDADKGKFWMNRASRMRSSVWKLSHKRPGYNASDSDSESDELAGDS; encoded by the exons ATGGGAAAATCATCTTCACAGCTGATCAGAAGGCGCCGGGAGCTTAAGAATAACGACGACGATAACAGTAACAAAGCCAAGAAGACGAAGACGACGGCGATGGAGCCCGATGAAGGAGGCGATACGGAGGACCAGCCGCGCCTCCCGCTTTCAGAGGTTGTTTCCGATTGTACAGAGCGCTGGTTTCAAGACACGCTCAAGGAGGCCAAAGCTGGTGATGTCAACATGCAGGTGCTTGTGGGCCAGATGTATTATAGTGGGTATGGTGTTCCCAAAGACGCTGACAAG GGAAAATTTTGGATGAACAGGGCTTCAAGAATGAGGTCTTCAGTATGGAAATTAAGCCATAAACGTCCTG GTTACAATGCGAGTGATTCAGATTCAGAGTCTGATGAGTTAGCCGGTGATTCTTGA
- the LOC105174626 gene encoding solute carrier family 40 member 2 isoform X1 — MNEPLLDIEEQQPPSFSSSLLVNLYVGHFLARWGARMWEFSVGLYMINVWPDSLLLAAAYGVVESAATALFGPLIGQLVDKLSYIQVLQLWLLNQNLSFMVAGGAVLAILVYADLMSANYVAFISLVILINVSGAVGVLSTLAGTILVEREWVVVISEGQRPEVLTKMNSMIRRIDLSCKLFAPVVTGFIISFVSLTASAVTLALWNILSVCLQYWLLMSVYNGIPSLREVSRRRESRSSVRKIDESTSTHHEQKSLVSSDTNDSEQPESSSARTIVEKFLNLPYISAWRLYIEQDVVLPGLALALLYFTVLSFGTLMTAALEWQGIPAYVIGIARGLGATVGIAATFLYPMLQSHISTLRTGLWSIWSQWTCLLLCVGSIFVKEKLTSAYMLMCGVASSRLGLWMFDLSVIQQMQDHVPESDRCVVGGVQNSLQSVLDLMTYIMGIVISNPQDFWKLTMLSFMLVTLAALLYSLHIYRVRKHLFHFDKLLALIGWSVTSS; from the exons ATGAATGAGCCATTGCTTGATATTGAAGAACAACAGCCACCTTCATTCTCCTCGTCTCTTCTCGTAAATCTCTATGTCGGCCACTTTTTGGCCAGATGGGGTGCCAG GATGTGGGAATTCTCTGTCGGCTTATACATGATCAATGTCTGGCCAGACTCTTTACTTCTTGCTGCAGCTTACGGTGTTGTGGAATCTGCCGCCACTGCATTATTTGGTCCTCTCATTGGACAGTTGGTGGATAAGTTGTCATACATTCAG GTTCTCCAGCTTTGGCTATTGAACCAAAATCTTTCATTTATGGTTGCTGGAGGTGCAGTACTTGCAATACTCGTCTATGCAGACTTGATGTCTGCAAATTACGTGGCATTCATCTCCcttgttatattaattaatgtctCTGGGGCTGTTGGCGTGCTTTCAACCCTGGCTGGAACCATCTTGGTTGAAAGAGAATG GGTGGTTGTGATCTCAGAAGGCCAGCGTCCAGAAGTTCTGACAAAGATGAACTCAATGATAAGACGGATTGATCTGAGCTGCAAGTTGTTTGCTCCTGTGGTTACTGGCTTCATTATCAGTTTTGTATCTTTAACTGCATCCGCTGTTACTCTAGCACTCTGGAACATATTATCTGTGTGCTTACAGTATTGGCTTCTAATGTCCGTCTACAATGGGATTCCGTCATTAAGAGAAGTCAGCCGAAGGAGGGAATCAAGATCTTCAGTGAGGAAGATAGATGAAAGCACATCTACTCATCATGAACAAAAAAGCTTGGTTTCTTCAGATACAAATGATTCGGAACAGCCTGAAAGCAGCTCAGCACGGACTATAGTTGAGAAGTTTCTGAATCTTCCTTATATCAGTGCATGGAGATTGTACATTGAACAAGATGTGGTCCTTCCAGGACTAGCTCTTGCACTGCTTTACTTTACTGTACTTAG CTTTGGAACATTAATGACTGCTGCTCTGGAATGGCAAGGTATACCTGCTTATGTTATTGGAATCGCACGTGGGTTAGGTGCTACGGTTGGGATAGCTGCTACATTTCTGTACCCCATGTTACAATCTCATATTTCAACACTTCGAACAGGTCTTTGGTCGATCTGGTCTCag TGGACCTGTCTCCTGTTATGTGTTGGTTCCATATTTGTGAAGGAGAAACTCACATCAGCATATATGCTAATGTGCGGAGTGGCCTCATCGCGCCTTGGACTATGGATGTTCGATTTGTCTGTCATCCAGCAAATGCAG GATCATGTTCCTGAATCCGATCGCTGTGTTGTTGGTGGTGTTCAAAACTCGCTTCAGTCTGTCCTGGACTTGATGACTTACATTATGGGCATTGTAATCTCCAATCCACAG GATTTTTGGAAATTGACAATGTTATCGTTCATGCTGGTGACGCTGGCTGCTCTACTCTACAGTCTCCATATTTATCGTGTGCGGAAGCATCTATTTCACTTTGACAAGCTGCTTGCACTCATTGGATGGTCCGTAACATCATCCTAG
- the LOC105174626 gene encoding solute carrier family 40 member 2 isoform X2 has product MWEFSVGLYMINVWPDSLLLAAAYGVVESAATALFGPLIGQLVDKLSYIQVLQLWLLNQNLSFMVAGGAVLAILVYADLMSANYVAFISLVILINVSGAVGVLSTLAGTILVEREWVVVISEGQRPEVLTKMNSMIRRIDLSCKLFAPVVTGFIISFVSLTASAVTLALWNILSVCLQYWLLMSVYNGIPSLREVSRRRESRSSVRKIDESTSTHHEQKSLVSSDTNDSEQPESSSARTIVEKFLNLPYISAWRLYIEQDVVLPGLALALLYFTVLSFGTLMTAALEWQGIPAYVIGIARGLGATVGIAATFLYPMLQSHISTLRTGLWSIWSQWTCLLLCVGSIFVKEKLTSAYMLMCGVASSRLGLWMFDLSVIQQMQDHVPESDRCVVGGVQNSLQSVLDLMTYIMGIVISNPQDFWKLTMLSFMLVTLAALLYSLHIYRVRKHLFHFDKLLALIGWSVTSS; this is encoded by the exons ATGTGGGAATTCTCTGTCGGCTTATACATGATCAATGTCTGGCCAGACTCTTTACTTCTTGCTGCAGCTTACGGTGTTGTGGAATCTGCCGCCACTGCATTATTTGGTCCTCTCATTGGACAGTTGGTGGATAAGTTGTCATACATTCAG GTTCTCCAGCTTTGGCTATTGAACCAAAATCTTTCATTTATGGTTGCTGGAGGTGCAGTACTTGCAATACTCGTCTATGCAGACTTGATGTCTGCAAATTACGTGGCATTCATCTCCcttgttatattaattaatgtctCTGGGGCTGTTGGCGTGCTTTCAACCCTGGCTGGAACCATCTTGGTTGAAAGAGAATG GGTGGTTGTGATCTCAGAAGGCCAGCGTCCAGAAGTTCTGACAAAGATGAACTCAATGATAAGACGGATTGATCTGAGCTGCAAGTTGTTTGCTCCTGTGGTTACTGGCTTCATTATCAGTTTTGTATCTTTAACTGCATCCGCTGTTACTCTAGCACTCTGGAACATATTATCTGTGTGCTTACAGTATTGGCTTCTAATGTCCGTCTACAATGGGATTCCGTCATTAAGAGAAGTCAGCCGAAGGAGGGAATCAAGATCTTCAGTGAGGAAGATAGATGAAAGCACATCTACTCATCATGAACAAAAAAGCTTGGTTTCTTCAGATACAAATGATTCGGAACAGCCTGAAAGCAGCTCAGCACGGACTATAGTTGAGAAGTTTCTGAATCTTCCTTATATCAGTGCATGGAGATTGTACATTGAACAAGATGTGGTCCTTCCAGGACTAGCTCTTGCACTGCTTTACTTTACTGTACTTAG CTTTGGAACATTAATGACTGCTGCTCTGGAATGGCAAGGTATACCTGCTTATGTTATTGGAATCGCACGTGGGTTAGGTGCTACGGTTGGGATAGCTGCTACATTTCTGTACCCCATGTTACAATCTCATATTTCAACACTTCGAACAGGTCTTTGGTCGATCTGGTCTCag TGGACCTGTCTCCTGTTATGTGTTGGTTCCATATTTGTGAAGGAGAAACTCACATCAGCATATATGCTAATGTGCGGAGTGGCCTCATCGCGCCTTGGACTATGGATGTTCGATTTGTCTGTCATCCAGCAAATGCAG GATCATGTTCCTGAATCCGATCGCTGTGTTGTTGGTGGTGTTCAAAACTCGCTTCAGTCTGTCCTGGACTTGATGACTTACATTATGGGCATTGTAATCTCCAATCCACAG GATTTTTGGAAATTGACAATGTTATCGTTCATGCTGGTGACGCTGGCTGCTCTACTCTACAGTCTCCATATTTATCGTGTGCGGAAGCATCTATTTCACTTTGACAAGCTGCTTGCACTCATTGGATGGTCCGTAACATCATCCTAG
- the LOC105174625 gene encoding CASP-like protein 4B1 has product MSNPDDSNPEKVTPSAPAAVDMESRAVGGGGVSNIVSRWKREDLLKRGSIASRGFGFVFSFLAFIIMATNKHGDREDFDKYEEYRYVLAIAILATLYAGLQALRQIHELSTGREMFSRQNLAVVDFFGDQIVAYLLISAASSAVPLTNRMREGADNVFTDASASAISMEFLAFFSLALSALISGYKLSNQSYI; this is encoded by the exons ATGTCGAATCCCGATGATTCCAATCCAGAGAAGGTCACACCGTCGGCGCCGGCCGCCGTAGATATGGAGAGCAGGGCAGTGGGCGGTGGTGGAGTCTCCAACATAGTGAGTCGGTGGAAGCGAGAAGATCTTCTGAAGAGAGGCTCAATCGCCTCGCGGGGCTTCGGCTTCGTTTTCTCTTTTCTGGCTTTCATCATCATGGCTACTAATAAGCATGGCGATCGGGaagattttgataaatatgaaGAATACAG GTATGTATTGGCAATAGCAATTCTGGCAACCTTGTATGCTGGATTGCAAGCCTTGAGACAAATTCATGAACTTTCCACCGGTAGAGAGATGTTTTCGCGGCAGAACTTGGCCGTGGTGGATTTTTTTGGTGATCAG ATTGTGGCATACTTGTTGATATCAGCAGCCTCATCTGCTGTACCTTTGACAAACAGAATGAGAGAAGGGGCAGATAACGTATTTACCGATGCCTCAGCATCAGCAATCAGCATGGAATTCTTGGCTTTCTTCTCCTTGGCGTTGTCGGCTCTCATTTCTGGATACAAACTCTCTAATCAATCCTACATCTAA